A genomic window from Streptomyces mirabilis includes:
- the acsA gene encoding acetate--CoA ligase: protein MRWETIRKDTPPRIAPNLGDYDEECAGFSWSEARARLEGLPGGRGLNIAHEAVDRHAASTRATAVALRCVGRDDSVTCVTYADLARSTARFANVLRTLGLGHGDRVVTLLGRCPELYTVVLGTLKNTSVLCPLFSAFGPDPVAQRVTLSDAQVLVTTAELYRRKVAGRRGALASLRHVLIVGEGADELPGTVPLAALMADAADTFTIPPTSPHDMALLHFTSGTTGTPKGAVHVHEAAVAHYMSALYALDLHQNDVFWCTADPGWVTGMSYGIVAPLMHGVTVVVDEGDYDARRWYRILAEQRVSVWYTAPTALRMLMRTTPRTGPYDLPRSFDLRALRFVASVGEPLNPEAVVWGRDVLGLPVHDNWWQTETGAIMIANFAGCDIRPGSMGRPLPGVEAAVLRRGEDGRAQIIGGRVTVLEEPGVEGELALRPGWPSMFRGYLHDEPRTAAAFADGWYLTGDLVRRDAAGWYWFVGRADDVIKSAGHLIGPFEVESVLMEHPAVAEAGVIGRPDPVAGNIVKAFVALRPGFDATTTTRQELLAFARRRLGPAVAPREIAFDQHLPHTRSGKVMRRLLRARELGLPEGDTSTLEKADSSPDASSLARTEQSA, encoded by the coding sequence ATGCGGTGGGAGACGATCCGGAAGGACACTCCGCCTCGGATTGCCCCCAATCTGGGTGACTACGACGAGGAGTGTGCCGGCTTTTCGTGGTCAGAGGCACGGGCCAGGCTGGAGGGGCTGCCCGGCGGGCGGGGACTGAACATCGCGCACGAGGCCGTTGACCGGCACGCGGCATCGACCCGGGCGACGGCAGTCGCGCTGCGCTGCGTCGGGCGCGACGACTCCGTGACCTGCGTGACCTACGCGGATCTGGCCCGTTCGACGGCACGATTCGCCAACGTGCTCCGTACCCTCGGGCTCGGTCACGGCGACCGGGTGGTGACGCTGCTGGGGCGGTGCCCCGAGCTGTACACCGTGGTTCTCGGCACGCTGAAGAACACCAGCGTTCTGTGCCCGCTGTTCTCCGCCTTCGGACCGGACCCGGTCGCCCAGCGAGTGACGCTGAGCGACGCGCAGGTACTGGTCACCACGGCGGAGCTGTACCGCAGGAAGGTCGCCGGGCGACGCGGCGCGCTTGCCTCCCTGCGCCATGTGCTGATCGTCGGCGAGGGCGCCGATGAACTGCCCGGCACTGTTCCCCTCGCCGCTCTGATGGCCGACGCGGCCGACACCTTCACCATCCCGCCCACGTCGCCCCACGACATGGCCCTGCTGCACTTCACGAGCGGCACCACAGGCACCCCCAAGGGCGCAGTGCACGTGCACGAGGCCGCCGTAGCCCACTACATGTCCGCGCTCTACGCCCTCGACCTCCACCAGAACGACGTGTTCTGGTGCACCGCCGACCCGGGTTGGGTCACCGGCATGTCCTACGGGATCGTCGCACCGCTCATGCACGGCGTGACGGTCGTGGTGGACGAGGGCGACTACGACGCCCGTCGCTGGTACCGGATCCTCGCCGAGCAACGGGTGAGTGTCTGGTACACGGCGCCAACGGCCCTGCGCATGCTGATGCGGACGACGCCGAGGACCGGACCGTACGACCTGCCTCGCTCGTTCGACCTGCGCGCGCTGCGGTTCGTCGCGTCGGTCGGCGAGCCGCTCAACCCGGAGGCCGTGGTGTGGGGACGGGACGTGCTGGGGCTGCCGGTGCACGACAATTGGTGGCAGACCGAGACAGGCGCGATCATGATCGCCAACTTTGCCGGCTGCGACATCCGCCCCGGCTCCATGGGCCGTCCGCTGCCCGGTGTGGAAGCGGCGGTGCTGCGGCGTGGCGAGGACGGTCGGGCCCAGATCATCGGCGGCCGGGTCACGGTGCTGGAGGAGCCCGGCGTGGAAGGCGAACTGGCGCTCCGGCCCGGCTGGCCGTCCATGTTCCGCGGCTACCTGCACGACGAGCCACGCACCGCGGCGGCCTTCGCGGACGGCTGGTACCTCACCGGCGATCTGGTGCGACGCGACGCTGCCGGCTGGTACTGGTTCGTGGGGCGCGCCGACGACGTCATCAAGTCGGCGGGACACCTCATCGGGCCATTCGAGGTCGAGAGTGTCCTGATGGAGCACCCTGCGGTCGCCGAGGCCGGGGTCATCGGCCGACCCGATCCGGTCGCCGGGAACATCGTCAAGGCGTTCGTCGCGCTGCGGCCGGGCTTCGACGCGACCACCACAACCCGGCAGGAACTGCTGGCCTTCGCCAGACGCCGACTGGGCCCGGCCGTGGCGCCGCGCGAGATCGCCTTCGACCAGCACCTGCCGCACACCCGCAGTGGCAAGGTCATGCGCCGCCTGCTGCGGGCACGCGAACTCGGCCTGCCCGAAGGCGACACCTCCACTCTGGAGAAGGCCGACTCCTCCCCGGACGCCTCCTCCCTGGCGAGGACGGAGCAATCCGCATGA
- a CDS encoding 4Fe-4S dicluster domain-containing protein, giving the protein MSTDVDANAFPPAATDGLVMGKDGMAALVDVLIGRGFTVIGPTVRDSAIVLAELRSADELPYGWGVELEAGRYRLRERSDGAAFANAAGPQSWKSFLHPARVREWSADRVEGELVLTADQAAPSRYAFLGVRPCDLRAIAIQDRVLTGGAYRDPVYAGRRSGALLIAVECTEPGATCFCVSMGTGPAAGPGYDLVMTEVVDEDGHRFWIRGGSQEGAEILAELPGRPADPETRETARAGVTAAADRMGRTMPEADLRELMAGTLDAPRWDDVAGRCLTCGNCTMVCPTCFCTTTEDVTDLTGDHAERWRLWDSCFDLDFSHLHGGPVRASSRSRYRQWMTHKLGTWHDQFGSSGCVGCGRCIVWCPVGIDITEEAAALHDWTRSGASDDGAAS; this is encoded by the coding sequence ATGAGCACCGATGTCGATGCGAACGCCTTCCCGCCCGCCGCGACCGACGGGCTCGTCATGGGCAAGGACGGAATGGCCGCGCTCGTGGACGTGCTGATCGGACGCGGGTTCACGGTGATCGGCCCCACGGTGCGGGACAGTGCGATCGTACTGGCGGAGCTGCGGTCGGCCGACGAGTTGCCGTACGGATGGGGCGTGGAGCTGGAGGCCGGGCGGTACCGGTTGCGCGAGCGGTCAGACGGCGCGGCCTTCGCGAACGCGGCGGGCCCCCAGTCCTGGAAGTCGTTCCTGCATCCTGCGCGGGTGCGGGAGTGGAGCGCCGACCGGGTGGAGGGCGAGTTGGTCCTCACGGCCGACCAGGCCGCGCCTTCCCGGTACGCCTTCCTCGGCGTGCGTCCCTGCGACCTGCGGGCCATCGCCATCCAGGACCGGGTACTGACCGGTGGGGCGTACCGCGACCCCGTCTACGCGGGGCGGCGCTCCGGGGCACTGCTGATCGCGGTCGAGTGCACGGAGCCCGGCGCCACCTGCTTCTGCGTCTCGATGGGCACCGGACCCGCCGCCGGCCCCGGCTACGACTTGGTGATGACCGAAGTGGTCGATGAGGACGGGCACCGCTTCTGGATCCGCGGCGGCAGCCAGGAAGGTGCGGAGATCCTGGCCGAACTGCCCGGTCGTCCGGCCGACCCCGAAACCCGGGAGACGGCTCGCGCAGGTGTCACGGCCGCCGCGGACCGCATGGGACGGACCATGCCCGAGGCCGATCTGCGGGAACTGATGGCCGGAACACTCGACGCGCCCCGCTGGGACGACGTCGCCGGGCGGTGCCTGACCTGCGGAAACTGCACCATGGTGTGCCCCACCTGCTTCTGCACCACCACCGAGGACGTCACCGACCTCACCGGCGACCACGCGGAGCGGTGGCGGCTGTGGGACTCGTGCTTCGATCTGGACTTCTCCCACCTGCACGGCGGCCCGGTCCGTGCCTCCTCGCGCAGCCGCTACCGGCAGTGGATGACCCACAAGCTCGGTACCTGGCACGACCAGTTCGGATCGTCCGGCTGCGTGGGCTGCGGCCGCTGCATCGTGTGGTGCCCGGTCGGCATCGACATCACCGAGGAAGCCGCCGCCCTGCACGACTGGACACGGTCCGGGGCATCGGATGATGGGGCGGCGTCGTGA
- a CDS encoding FAD/NAD(P)-binding protein — protein sequence MSTVVPPLPYRVAGTRAETADTRSIELAPVGRELPSFAPGQFAMIYAFGVGEVPISASALRGRHGGLVHTVRAVGAVSTALYRMRPGDTVGLSGPYGTGWDLDAAVGHDVLVIAGGIGLAPLRPVVQAVLDRPAAYGRLAVLVGARTPADLVYRDEIESWRDPARVEVTVDRPGPGWHGAVGVVTTLLDRLDLRPERTCAFVCGPEVMMRHTARALLARGLASQRVQVSLERNMHCATGHCGHCQLGPLLLCRDGPVVGYDRVAQLLLVREL from the coding sequence ATGAGTACCGTGGTGCCCCCGCTGCCGTACCGCGTCGCCGGCACCAGGGCCGAGACCGCCGACACCCGGTCGATCGAACTCGCGCCGGTCGGACGGGAACTCCCGTCCTTCGCACCGGGGCAGTTCGCGATGATCTACGCGTTCGGAGTTGGCGAGGTGCCCATCTCGGCCAGCGCCCTGCGCGGCCGCCACGGAGGTCTCGTACACACCGTGCGCGCGGTGGGTGCGGTCTCGACCGCGCTGTACCGGATGCGCCCGGGCGACACCGTCGGGCTCAGCGGGCCCTACGGTACCGGCTGGGACCTTGATGCGGCGGTCGGCCACGATGTGCTGGTGATCGCCGGCGGCATCGGGCTGGCTCCGCTCCGGCCGGTTGTGCAGGCAGTCCTGGACCGGCCTGCCGCGTACGGTCGGCTCGCGGTCCTGGTGGGCGCCCGTACCCCTGCCGATCTGGTCTACCGCGACGAGATCGAGAGCTGGCGCGATCCGGCCCGGGTGGAGGTGACCGTCGACCGTCCCGGCCCCGGGTGGCACGGTGCGGTGGGTGTGGTCACCACGCTCCTGGACCGCCTCGACCTGCGGCCCGAACGGACCTGCGCGTTCGTGTGCGGGCCCGAGGTGATGATGCGGCACACCGCGCGCGCCCTCTTGGCCCGGGGCCTGGCCTCGCAGCGCGTTCAGGTGTCCTTGGAACGCAACATGCACTGCGCCACCGGCCATTGCGGTCACTGCCAACTCGGCCCGCTCCTCCTGTGCCGCGACGGACCGGTCGTCGGCTATGACCGCGTGGCACAACTGCTCCTCGTGAGGGAGTTGTGA